One segment of Castanea sativa cultivar Marrone di Chiusa Pesio chromosome 3, ASM4071231v1 DNA contains the following:
- the LOC142629685 gene encoding uncharacterized protein LOC142629685: protein MKIKNKGKVYPSPSSSSSSSSSSSSAIPCHSDGDFLSVLKLLPAAILALASVLSLEDREVLAYMITRSMKTTTPSPITQDSKRKPPKKAPNTHNKNSNNSNTNNTHKPPMFECDCFDCYRSYWFKWDSSPNRELIHQAIEAFEDHLAHGEKSKKVNGRGKRRDKPTRRVPDKPSSDDVSETPLPEIEESFDFSTEKDDKVVVIADDDDDVVEGRGTEKYEDEKYEEDNKEEEVVSVPTMVAATTNNNHHKGLARKVLPDVLGLFNSRLWNLWGPNV, encoded by the coding sequence atgaagataaaGAACAAAGGTAAAGTATACCCATCTCCatcttcctcatcttcttcgtcctcatcttcttcttcagcgATTCCATGCCATTCCGATGGAGATTTTCTCTCGGTGTTGAAGCTCCTCCCAGCTGCGATTCTAGCTCTAGCTTctgttctttctcttgaagaccGTGAAGTCCTTGCTTACATGATTACCCGCTCCATGAAAACCACAACCCCATCTCCAATCACCCAAGATTCCAAGCGAAAACCTCCAAAGAAAGCCCCAAATACCCACAACAAGAACAGTAACAACAGCAACACCAACAATACCCACAAGCCACCAATGTTTGAGTGCGACTGTTTCGACTGCTACAGAAGCTACTGGTTCAAATGGGACTCCTCGCCAAACCGCGAGCTCATCCACCAAGCCATTGAAGCGTTTGAGGACCACTTAGCTCACGGCgagaagtcaaagaaggtcAACGGCAGAGGCAAGCGTAGAGACAAACCCACTCGCCGTGTCCCAGACAAACCCTCCTCCGATGATGTTTCTGAAACCCCATTACCAGAAATTGAAGAAAGCTTCGATTTTTCCACGGAGAAAGATGATAAAGTTGTTGTAATagctgatgatgatgatgatgttgttgaAGGAAGGGGTACTGAGAAGTACGAGGACGAAAAGTACGAGGAAGACAACAAGGAAGAAGAGGTGGTCTCAGTTCCGACAATGGTGGCGGCGAcaaccaacaacaaccaccacaagGGTTTGGCTAGGAAGGTACTGCCGGACGTGTTAGGTTTATTCAATTCCCGTTTATGGAATCTTTGGGGTCCGAATGTGTag